Below is a genomic region from Rhodopirellula bahusiensis.
TCGATGTGCCGAATCTGGCCACGGAAGCCAACCAATCGGTTCGGCAACTCACGCGACGATGGTTTCTCGGCGATGCATCGTGGACCAGCTCGCACACTGGTTGGCGACGCTCAGCGGTCTTCGTCTATGGCGTGGCCGCATTCGCTTGGCGAGTTCTGGTTTGCGTGTCGTTGGCCATCGCTGCGTCGACGATGTTTGGAGGCGCGGGCGTCGTGCTCTCTATCCTCGGAATTTGGATGTGGTGGGGCAAACCGTTTGTCACCTGGTTGGACTCCATGCGGAGTCTGTGGGACACCCAACCGCTTCAGGTTTGCCGAGGCGTGATGCTCGGTGCAATTGCCATGGCCATGTTTGGATGGATGTTGGTTGCGATGCCGGTGCCTTCGTCGGTGCGAGTTCCGGTGGTGGTTCAGTACGATCCCGACTCGGTGATTCGAGCCGGAGCGGAAGGTTTTCTCACTGAACTGTTGGTCAACGAGGGCGACGGAGTTCAAGCGGGTGACTTGCTGGCGAAGATCGAAAACCGTGAGCTCCGGCAACGAATCGCTGAGCTCGAAATCGCTCAAAAGCAAAACGACATTCGACTTCGCAAAGCCATCGAGTCTCGCGAAGAATCGGAACGCCTGATCTTGTTGGACAATCGTCAGGCAGTTTTGGAAAAGCTCACGACGCTCCGGAAGCAATCCGACCAGTTGCATATTTTGGCCAGTCAAACCGGACGCGTGATCGCGGACGATTTGCGATCCAAACTCAACACCTACATTGGCGAAGGCGACGTTTTGATGATCGTCGCAGCGGAGACTGACAAAGAAGTTCTAGCCGTCATCAATCAAGCTCAGGTTGATGATGTTCGCCGGCAAATCGGCCAACCCGTTCGCTTGGTCGCACCGGGCCGGCAAACGTTTTGGGCCGAGCTCGATCAGCTTCAACCGCGGGCCTCCGACCGCGTGCCCAACGCCTCCTTGGCAGCCACTCACGGCGGGCCACTGGCCGTTCGCGTTGAAGATGCATCGAATGACGAATCATCGAATGATGATCGCCTGGGCGAGACAACGATCGACACGATGAGGTTGTTGCAACCGCACTTTCGAGGTGTGCTGAAACTTCCTGAAGACGAAGCTCGACGCTTGCCAGCCGGCCTGCGCTTGGAGGCTCACTTCGGATGGCATCAGGCTCCCATCGCCAAGCGCCTGAACGTCTGGTTCCAAAACGCGATGGCGGAAGCTTCGCAAGCCACACGCTAATTGGCTAGCTCCGCGATCGCTGAGCTTCAGCCCGACATTCAATTGAATTCGACTCTTGGAACACTACCAGGAGAGGCTCGGGTCGAGCACGGGGAACGCTTCGCCAGCGGCGGGCAACGTCCGCATCGCAACGAACTGTGGGTGCTTGATCAACAACAACGGCAACATCGGACTGCGCGTCTGCAGTAGCTTCGCCAATCGCTGCTCAGCAGGTTCGCGGATCGCCACATCCGTGCGTCGAAGTTGCAGAATTGTTTCGTTCAATGTTGGCCCGTAAGGACCGTATGGAAGCGTTTCCAAACGTGTCTCGCGTTGCTCCCAGTAGCGATCAACCCCGTCGCCAGCGGCCCATTTGAGCCCGGGGTCCAGAACCGCCGCAGATTCTAAGTCGCCACTGTGCTCGTGCAGGTCAATCAGAAATCCTCGACTGAAACTCTCGGGACCAATCGTGTCACCTTCATTTTGCGGCATCACTGCAGTTGCTTGGGTGAGCGCGCGTCGTCTGTTGCCAACGAACCACAGGCCGCGTGCCAAATCTGATTGCAACAATTTAGACGACGGGTGCAAGGAGGCGGCATTGACTAGCGAGCGAATGCCCTTTGGGTCATCGCGTAACATCAGCTCAACCCAACCCAGTTGATGATGCACTTGCCAAGAGTTCGGTGAACTCTTGGCCAAACCAGAAAGTACGCCGCGAGCTTGCTTCAAATCTCCAAGCGACAGATAGGTCAACATCGCAGACGCCAAATTCGCCTCCACATTGCTGCGATCCAGTTCCAATGCGATCTGAACTGACGTCCGTGCCTGCTTGACTAAATTTTGGGCTTCGTCGTCGCCAACTCGCCCCGCGAGCGTCAACGACGTCAACCCATAGCCAGCGTGAGCGGGACCGTAGTTGGGATCTTCGGACAACGCACTTTGAAAGCATTTCAAAGCGGAACGCATTCCGGCGATGCTGTCCGGGTCGGCTTGTGTTCGCCCCTTCAGCAAGCAGGTGAAGGCACCTGGTTCGCCTGGTTTCGACTCACCCGGATGCTGCAGCAGGCTTCGATTGATTGCTGATGCAACCTGTCGAGCAAGATCAGTTTGTTCGATCAAGTTATCGCCCGCCGTCGTGCGGAT
It encodes:
- a CDS encoding efflux RND transporter periplasmic adaptor subunit → MDRFSPSLEPDASLVGRVTMQRDPGTIDWQQQPIRIASDVKVWPVRETGEPIYRIEIPATHQFFRVGLPEYTFLSALDGHRTIAQACGLVTARMGRAAPSSSQCESIARWLIDHQLAHFADAPSPRRERSDEASPTNAKQPKSIWSRWNPFWIKMPIPGASSLLQQLSRGLGFVFSTPMLFMGVLIIAAALFGLSSRWSEFLAGASSIFDPSNWAWLLFTAIGLKLVHELGHAIACHRSGGSVREAGLVWVLMTPLAYVDVSSCWRLPSRWSRIGVAAAGMFVEGLVASLAIAGWLLCEDEMIRWWCHHVILTAGLSTILFNANVLMRFDGYFMLSDLIDVPNLATEANQSVRQLTRRWFLGDASWTSSHTGWRRSAVFVYGVAAFAWRVLVCVSLAIAASTMFGGAGVVLSILGIWMWWGKPFVTWLDSMRSLWDTQPLQVCRGVMLGAIAMAMFGWMLVAMPVPSSVRVPVVVQYDPDSVIRAGAEGFLTELLVNEGDGVQAGDLLAKIENRELRQRIAELEIAQKQNDIRLRKAIESREESERLILLDNRQAVLEKLTTLRKQSDQLHILASQTGRVIADDLRSKLNTYIGEGDVLMIVAAETDKEVLAVINQAQVDDVRRQIGQPVRLVAPGRQTFWAELDQLQPRASDRVPNASLAATHGGPLAVRVEDASNDESSNDDRLGETTIDTMRLLQPHFRGVLKLPEDEARRLPAGLRLEAHFGWHQAPIAKRLNVWFQNAMAEASQATR